Proteins encoded together in one Salarchaeum sp. JOR-1 window:
- a CDS encoding biotin--[acetyl-CoA-carboxylase] ligase, translated as MTDTRQAVLRALADGPLSGPALADRLGVSRAAVWKHVEALREEGFGVESTDDGYELTDFPEYGGESVEFGLDAAFTVEYHDTVESTNDRARELATDGREDAVVLADRQVGGRGRRDRAWESPSGGIWMSVVLRPDIPPARAPLLTLAMAVAVSDAAREHGVDATIKWPNDVLVSDANEGTPDDGKLAGILTEMEGESGRVSWVVVGVGVNANVDPAALYEGATSLRNEAGSVERRVFVQRVLERFDDLRGDLDGALAAWRERTSTLGRRVRVHLPDGDLVGEAVDVTETGALVVDTGDERRVVHAGDCEHLRRA; from the coding sequence ATGACAGATACCAGGCAGGCCGTCCTCCGGGCGCTCGCGGACGGCCCGCTCTCGGGGCCCGCGCTCGCCGACCGGCTCGGCGTCTCCCGCGCGGCCGTCTGGAAGCACGTCGAAGCGCTCCGCGAGGAGGGATTCGGCGTCGAGAGCACGGACGACGGCTACGAGCTCACCGATTTCCCCGAGTACGGCGGCGAATCCGTGGAGTTCGGCCTCGACGCGGCCTTCACGGTCGAGTACCACGACACCGTCGAGAGCACGAACGACCGCGCGCGCGAACTCGCCACCGACGGCCGCGAAGACGCCGTCGTGCTCGCGGATCGGCAGGTCGGCGGGCGCGGCCGCCGCGACCGCGCGTGGGAGTCGCCCTCCGGTGGTATCTGGATGAGCGTCGTCCTCCGCCCCGACATCCCGCCCGCCCGCGCGCCCCTCCTCACGCTCGCGATGGCCGTCGCCGTCAGCGACGCCGCCCGCGAACACGGCGTCGACGCGACCATCAAGTGGCCGAACGACGTCCTCGTGAGCGACGCGAACGAGGGCACGCCGGACGACGGGAAGCTCGCCGGGATTCTGACCGAGATGGAGGGCGAGTCCGGCCGGGTGTCGTGGGTGGTCGTGGGCGTTGGCGTGAACGCGAACGTCGACCCCGCCGCCCTCTACGAGGGCGCGACCAGTCTCCGGAACGAGGCGGGGTCGGTGGAGCGCCGGGTCTTCGTGCAGCGCGTCCTGGAGCGCTTCGACGACCTGCGCGGCGACCTCGACGGCGCGCTGGCGGCGTGGCGCGAGCGCACGAGCACGCTCGGGCGGCGGGTTCGCGTCCACCTCCCGGACGGCGACCTCGTCGGCGAGGCGGTGGACGTGACGGAGACGGGTGCGCTCGTGGTCGACACCGGAGACGAGCGGCGGGTGGTGCACGCGGGCGACTGCGAGCACCTCCGCCGAGCTTAG
- a CDS encoding amidohydrolase family protein has translation MELEGTILAGPTFDAVEGRVVVEDGEIAAVEACETDSDDIVLPAFVNAHTHIGDSIAKEAGRGLTLEELVAPPDGLKHRLLREASRSELVAAMGRSMSFMEATGTSDFIEFREGGRRGVEMLREAAEGRALRPFVMGRGDAEDVLPVADGYGATGANDDQFGAERDAARDAGKPFAIHAGERDASDIHPAIDLAPDLLVHMVHADPEHLTRVADEDIPIAVCPRSNLTTGVGLPDIAELSDFTTVALGTDNVFLNSPSMFREMEFAAKLSDCTAPEILGMATRNGAEILDRNYGTIEEGREARLLVLDGDSDNLAGYQDAVRAVVRRAGESDVKRVLLKS, from the coding sequence ATGGAACTCGAAGGAACCATCCTCGCCGGCCCGACGTTCGACGCAGTCGAGGGCCGCGTCGTGGTCGAGGACGGCGAAATCGCGGCGGTCGAAGCGTGCGAGACGGATTCTGACGACATCGTGCTGCCGGCGTTCGTGAACGCGCACACCCACATCGGGGACTCCATCGCGAAGGAGGCCGGGCGCGGGCTGACGCTGGAGGAACTGGTCGCGCCGCCGGACGGCCTCAAGCACCGACTGCTCCGGGAGGCGTCCCGCTCGGAGCTGGTGGCGGCGATGGGGCGCTCGATGTCGTTCATGGAGGCGACGGGAACCTCCGACTTCATCGAGTTCCGGGAGGGCGGCCGGCGCGGCGTCGAGATGCTGCGCGAGGCCGCGGAGGGCCGCGCGCTCCGGCCGTTCGTGATGGGGCGTGGGGACGCCGAGGACGTGTTACCGGTGGCGGACGGGTACGGCGCGACCGGCGCGAACGACGACCAGTTCGGCGCGGAGCGCGACGCCGCCCGCGACGCCGGGAAGCCGTTCGCGATCCACGCGGGCGAGCGGGACGCGAGCGACATCCACCCCGCCATCGACCTCGCCCCCGACCTGCTCGTCCACATGGTCCACGCCGACCCCGAACACCTCACCCGCGTCGCGGACGAGGACATCCCGATCGCGGTGTGTCCGCGCTCGAACCTCACGACGGGCGTCGGCCTCCCCGATATCGCGGAGCTGAGCGACTTCACGACGGTCGCGCTCGGGACGGACAACGTCTTCCTCAACAGCCCCTCGATGTTCCGCGAGATGGAGTTCGCCGCGAAACTCAGCGACTGCACCGCGCCCGAGATACTGGGGATGGCGACGCGGAACGGCGCGGAGATACTCGACCGGAACTACGGCACCATCGAGGAGGGACGTGAGGCGCGCCTGCTCGTATTGGACGGCGACTCGGACAACCTCGCGGGCTATCAGGACGCCGTGCGCGCGGTCGTGCGGCGCGCGGGCGAGAGCGACGTGAAGCGCGTCCTCCTCAAGAGTTAA
- a CDS encoding HD domain-containing protein, which produces MHTVKDSVHDHIEVEGVAAALLDTPPVQRLRRVKQLGTVSLVYPSANHTRFEHSLGVYHLASEALTHLGIDGPRAERVRAAAILHDIGHGPYSHNVEDLIHRRTGKYHDDVAGLVETEPIAGVLDDYGLDPARVTALVTGEDELGQLVAGELDVDRMDYLVRDAHHTGVPYGTIDTGRLVRELTFIDGRLVLGEGNVQTAESLLLARALMNPTVYSHHVARISKAMLRRASERLLESGDVTGERLRRMDDYELLVRLRGHDASRALADRLADRDLYKRAVWAELGDVADDVFDPEEPLFDPDHETVRAFEDDIAADAGVDREHVILDVQGQPSMRESTTGVLVNGDVRRLDEQSTLVRALQMAQREQWRLGVYAPDSLTEPVGRAAERVLGLDVDGALVSETTTGEYASLDDYKG; this is translated from the coding sequence ATGCACACGGTGAAGGACAGCGTCCACGACCACATCGAGGTCGAGGGCGTCGCCGCCGCCCTCCTCGACACGCCGCCCGTCCAGCGACTGCGCCGCGTCAAGCAACTCGGCACCGTCTCCCTCGTCTACCCCTCCGCGAACCACACGCGCTTCGAGCACAGCCTCGGCGTCTACCACCTCGCGTCCGAGGCGCTCACCCACCTCGGCATCGACGGCCCGCGCGCCGAACGCGTGCGCGCCGCCGCCATCCTCCACGACATCGGCCACGGCCCCTACAGCCACAACGTCGAAGACCTCATCCACCGCCGCACCGGCAAGTACCACGACGACGTCGCCGGCCTCGTCGAAACTGAGCCCATCGCGGGCGTGCTCGACGACTACGGCCTCGACCCCGCGCGGGTGACCGCGCTCGTCACCGGCGAGGACGAGCTCGGCCAGCTCGTCGCGGGCGAACTCGACGTCGACCGCATGGACTACCTCGTCCGGGACGCCCATCATACGGGCGTCCCCTACGGCACTATCGACACCGGCCGCCTCGTCCGCGAGTTGACGTTCATCGACGGCCGCCTCGTCCTCGGGGAGGGGAACGTCCAGACCGCGGAGTCGCTCCTGCTCGCCCGCGCGCTGATGAACCCGACCGTGTACAGCCACCACGTCGCCCGCATCTCCAAGGCGATGCTGCGCCGGGCGAGCGAACGCCTCCTCGAATCCGGCGACGTGACCGGCGAACGGCTGCGGCGGATGGACGACTACGAACTCCTCGTCCGCCTCCGCGGACACGACGCGTCGCGCGCGCTCGCCGACCGCCTCGCCGACCGCGACCTCTACAAGCGCGCCGTCTGGGCCGAACTGGGCGACGTGGCCGACGACGTGTTCGACCCGGAGGAACCGCTGTTCGACCCCGACCACGAGACCGTGCGCGCGTTCGAGGACGACATCGCCGCGGACGCCGGCGTCGACCGCGAGCACGTGATTCTTGACGTGCAGGGCCAGCCGTCGATGCGGGAGTCCACGACGGGCGTGCTCGTGAACGGCGACGTTCGGCGGCTGGACGAGCAGTCCACGCTCGTTCGCGCGCTCCAGATGGCCCAGCGCGAGCAGTGGCGGCTCGGCGTGTACGCGCCCGACAGCCTCACTGAGCCCGTGGGGCGTGCGGCGGAACGCGTGCTCGGCCTCGACGTGGACGGCGCGCTCGTGAGCGAGACCACGACGGGCGAGTACGCGAGCCTCGACGACTACAAGGGATAA
- a CDS encoding sodium-dependent transporter, producing MAERETWATRLGFILAAVGSAVGLGNIWQFPFKTATNGGAAFLVVYLLAAFLIGFPIILGEFAIGRRAKINAVEAFQRLKHPAWTVVGALGLFTGLWILSYYSVVGGWVLRYIVGSITAGYFGNPAEYFGAVSMGWDAIAFHGVFMALTAGIVAFGVEDGIEKATKLMVPSIVVILVGLAVYAFTLDGAADAYSFYLTPDFTYLANNLGDVVPYAVGQAFFSLSLGMGAMITYASYVGRDDSLPADGGLITVLNTAVGVLAGFVVLPLLFAQFGQLPETAAGGGPGALFISVASAFADLGLLGRAAGAVFFFVVLIAALSSAISLLEVVTSYCVDRYGLSRPGVAFGVAGVLFLLGTLSAWNTAWLGWFDTLAYKVLLPTSILLGVVFVGWVYAPQAVDEIESGSNLERFGSVWIWSVRTFVLLGVVATLLLGVNSIYAMPPLPF from the coding sequence ATGGCAGAACGAGAGACCTGGGCGACCCGTCTCGGGTTCATCCTCGCGGCGGTCGGTAGCGCAGTCGGTCTCGGGAACATCTGGCAGTTCCCGTTCAAGACCGCGACCAACGGCGGGGCGGCGTTCCTCGTCGTCTACCTCCTCGCCGCGTTCCTCATCGGGTTCCCGATCATCCTCGGCGAGTTCGCTATCGGGCGACGCGCGAAGATAAACGCCGTCGAAGCGTTCCAGCGCCTCAAACACCCGGCGTGGACCGTCGTCGGCGCACTCGGGCTGTTCACGGGGCTGTGGATACTTTCCTACTACAGCGTCGTCGGTGGCTGGGTTCTCCGGTACATCGTCGGCAGCATCACCGCCGGCTACTTCGGCAACCCCGCCGAGTACTTCGGCGCGGTCTCCATGGGCTGGGACGCAATCGCCTTCCACGGCGTCTTCATGGCGCTCACCGCCGGTATCGTGGCGTTCGGTGTCGAGGACGGCATCGAGAAGGCGACGAAGCTTATGGTTCCGAGCATCGTCGTCATCCTCGTCGGTCTCGCCGTCTACGCGTTCACCCTCGACGGCGCGGCGGACGCGTACAGCTTCTACCTCACGCCCGACTTCACGTACCTCGCCAACAACCTCGGCGACGTCGTCCCGTACGCGGTCGGGCAGGCGTTCTTCTCGCTCTCGCTCGGAATGGGCGCGATGATAACGTACGCGTCCTACGTCGGACGCGACGACAGCCTCCCCGCGGACGGCGGACTCATCACCGTCCTCAACACCGCAGTCGGCGTCCTCGCAGGGTTCGTCGTGCTCCCGCTCCTGTTCGCGCAGTTCGGCCAGCTCCCCGAAACGGCCGCGGGCGGCGGCCCGGGCGCGCTCTTCATCTCGGTCGCGTCCGCGTTCGCCGACCTCGGCCTGCTCGGCCGCGCCGCGGGCGCAGTGTTCTTCTTCGTCGTGCTCATCGCCGCGCTCTCTTCCGCTATCAGCCTCCTCGAAGTCGTCACCTCGTACTGCGTCGACCGGTACGGTCTCAGCCGGCCCGGCGTCGCGTTCGGCGTCGCCGGCGTCCTGTTCCTCTTGGGGACGCTCTCAGCGTGGAACACCGCCTGGCTCGGCTGGTTCGACACGCTCGCGTACAAGGTTCTCCTCCCCACGTCGATTCTGCTCGGCGTCGTCTTCGTCGGCTGGGTGTACGCGCCGCAGGCCGTCGATGAAATCGAATCGGGGTCGAACCTCGAACGGTTCGGATCCGTCTGGATCTGGTCGGTTCGAACGTTCGTCCTGCTCGGCGTCGTCGCCACGCTCCTGCTCGGCGTGAACTCCATCTACGCGATGCCGCCCCTCCCGTTCTGA
- a CDS encoding acc operon protein, with product METSRYSVSLPEDASEDEAAAIAAVVSAHLRDREAAAAAAAAEASGEASWNGERWEFAGRVAALQSREVRVPDGAPTDAWSAAGRTERF from the coding sequence ATGGAAACATCCCGCTATAGCGTCTCCCTGCCGGAGGACGCGAGCGAGGACGAGGCCGCAGCCATCGCAGCGGTCGTGAGCGCACATCTCCGCGACCGGGAGGCCGCGGCGGCCGCGGCCGCCGCCGAGGCGAGCGGTGAGGCGTCGTGGAACGGCGAGCGCTGGGAGTTCGCGGGTCGCGTGGCCGCCCTCCAGTCCCGGGAGGTTCGCGTGCCGGACGGCGCGCCGACCGACGCGTGGAGCGCGGCGGGGCGAACCGAGCGCTTCTAG
- a CDS encoding acyl-CoA carboxylase subunit beta, whose product MDDRIEELREKKAEAAKGGGEDRIESQHEKGKMTARERIDYFLDDDTFQEFDQLRTHRSHNFGMEEDQIPGDGVVTGYGEVNGRKVFVFAHDFTVFGGSLGEVFAEKVTKVMDKAMEVGAPVIGLNDSAGARIQEGVDALAGYADIFHRNQQASGVIPQISAIMGPCAGGAVYSPAITDFVFMVKDTSHMFITGPDVIETVTGEEVGFEELGGATTHSSTSGVAHFAEDSEEDALDNIRRLLSYLPQNNVEDPPRVEPWDDPERRDEELQSIVPDQPRKPYDVTNVVDSVVDEGSFFEVQENFAKNLVVGFARLDGRSVAIVANQPRVNAGTLDIEASEKGSRFVRFCDSFNIPILTFVDVPGFLPGTDQEHNGIIRHGAKLLYAFSEASVPLMTVITRKAYGGAYDVMASKHIGADVNYAWPTAEIAVMGPKGAVNVLYSEELAEADDTDAKREELIDEYREKFANPYTAADRGYVDDVIEPQETRPRLIDDLEMLTGKRVDQPEKKHGNIPL is encoded by the coding sequence ATGGACGACCGCATCGAGGAACTCCGCGAGAAGAAGGCCGAGGCCGCGAAGGGCGGCGGCGAAGACCGCATCGAGTCCCAGCACGAGAAGGGGAAGATGACGGCGCGCGAGCGCATCGACTACTTCCTCGACGACGACACCTTCCAGGAGTTCGACCAGCTCCGCACCCACCGCAGCCACAACTTCGGGATGGAGGAAGACCAGATTCCCGGGGACGGCGTGGTGACGGGCTACGGCGAGGTGAACGGCCGGAAGGTGTTCGTGTTCGCGCACGACTTCACCGTCTTCGGCGGGAGCCTCGGCGAGGTGTTCGCGGAGAAGGTGACGAAGGTGATGGACAAGGCGATGGAGGTCGGCGCGCCGGTCATCGGCTTGAACGACTCCGCGGGCGCGCGCATCCAGGAGGGCGTGGACGCGCTCGCTGGCTACGCGGACATCTTCCACCGGAACCAGCAGGCGTCCGGCGTCATCCCCCAGATTTCGGCGATCATGGGGCCGTGCGCGGGCGGCGCGGTCTACAGTCCCGCCATCACGGACTTCGTGTTCATGGTGAAGGACACGAGTCACATGTTCATCACCGGCCCGGACGTCATCGAGACCGTCACGGGCGAGGAGGTCGGGTTCGAGGAACTCGGCGGCGCGACCACGCACTCGAGCACGTCCGGCGTCGCGCACTTCGCGGAGGACTCCGAGGAGGACGCGCTGGACAACATCCGCCGCTTGCTCTCCTACCTCCCGCAGAACAACGTCGAAGACCCGCCCCGGGTGGAGCCGTGGGACGACCCCGAGCGCCGCGACGAGGAACTGCAGAGCATCGTCCCCGACCAGCCCCGGAAGCCGTACGACGTGACGAACGTCGTCGACTCCGTGGTTGACGAGGGGTCTTTTTTCGAGGTGCAGGAGAACTTCGCGAAGAACCTCGTCGTCGGGTTCGCCCGCCTCGACGGCCGCAGCGTCGCCATCGTCGCGAACCAGCCGCGCGTGAACGCGGGCACGCTCGACATCGAGGCGTCGGAGAAGGGCAGTCGGTTCGTCCGCTTCTGCGACTCGTTCAACATCCCCATCCTGACGTTCGTGGACGTGCCCGGGTTCCTCCCCGGCACCGACCAGGAACACAACGGCATCATTCGCCACGGCGCGAAGCTCCTCTACGCGTTCAGCGAGGCCTCGGTGCCCCTGATGACCGTCATCACGCGGAAGGCGTACGGCGGCGCGTACGACGTGATGGCGTCGAAGCACATCGGCGCGGACGTGAACTACGCGTGGCCGACCGCGGAGATCGCGGTGATGGGGCCGAAGGGCGCGGTGAACGTCCTCTACAGCGAGGAACTCGCGGAGGCCGACGACACCGACGCGAAGCGCGAGGAACTCATCGACGAGTACCGCGAGAAGTTCGCGAACCCGTACACGGCGGCCGACCGCGGGTACGTGGACGACGTCATCGAACCGCAGGAGACGCGGCCGCGGCTCATCGACGACCTCGAAATGCTCACCGGCAAGCGGGTCGACCAGCCCGAGAAGAAGCATGGAAACATCCCGCTATAG
- a CDS encoding universal stress protein — translation MGLYDRVLVPTDGSAETRRAVEHAVSLAAEHDATLHAVYVVNTATFASLSAETTTEGVSDLLAAEGEDAIDAVADVAADSDVPVERVLLNGTPSREIVRYAEDNDIDLIVMGTHGRGGIDRLLLGSVAEKVVRSSHVPVLTVHVED, via the coding sequence ATGGGGCTCTACGACCGGGTTCTCGTGCCGACCGACGGCTCCGCGGAGACGCGTCGCGCGGTCGAACACGCCGTCTCGCTCGCGGCGGAACACGACGCGACCCTGCACGCCGTCTACGTCGTCAACACCGCGACCTTCGCGTCCCTCAGCGCCGAGACCACGACCGAGGGCGTCTCCGACCTGCTCGCGGCGGAGGGCGAGGACGCCATCGACGCCGTCGCCGATGTCGCCGCCGACTCCGACGTGCCAGTCGAGCGCGTGCTCCTCAACGGCACGCCGAGCCGCGAAATCGTCCGGTACGCCGAGGACAACGACATCGATCTCATCGTGATGGGGACGCACGGCCGCGGCGGCATCGACCGCCTCCTCCTCGGGAGCGTCGCGGAGAAGGTCGTGCGATCCAGTCACGTCCCCGTTCTCACCGTCCACGTCGAGGACTAA
- a CDS encoding acetyl-CoA carboxylase biotin carboxylase subunit, with translation MFEKVLVANRGEIAVRVMRACEELGIDTVAVYSEADKHAGHVRHADEAYNIGPARAADSYLDHEAVIDAAQQAGADAIHPGYGFLAENAEFAGKVEDAEGVTWVGPRSDSMRRLGEKTQARKSMDAADVPIVPGTTDPVTDPEDVKAFGEEHGYPVAIKAEGGGGGRGMKVVEGPDEVEDKLESAQREGEAYFDNDTVYLERYLENPRHIEVQIVADHHGNVRHLGERDCSLQRRHQKVIEEGPSPALTDDLREKIGEAARRGADAADYYNAGTFEFLVEDTREKGAGDVLDADADFYFLEVNTRIQVEHTVTEELTGIDIVKWQLKIAAGEELDFAQDEVDLDGHAMEFRINAENAAEEFAPATGGTLETYDTPGGIGVRMDDALRQGDDLVTDYDSMIAKLVVWGNTREECIERSQRALAEYDIEGIPTIIPFHRLMLTDDAFVAGEHTTKYLDEELDEDAVVDAQEKWGTETTGESGDADVVEREFTVEVNGKRFDVDLEERGAAPIEVSAGGDSGNAQRPEPAGGADEGGDDVVVEGDGERVEAEMQGTILSVDVAEGDEVAPGDVLLVLEAMKMENDVVASSGGTVTQVVVEEGESVDMGDVLVVIE, from the coding sequence ATGTTCGAGAAGGTTCTGGTGGCGAACCGCGGAGAAATCGCCGTGCGCGTGATGCGTGCGTGCGAGGAACTCGGCATCGACACCGTCGCCGTGTACAGCGAGGCGGACAAGCACGCGGGACACGTCCGGCACGCGGACGAGGCGTACAACATCGGGCCCGCGCGTGCGGCGGACTCCTACCTCGACCACGAGGCCGTCATCGACGCGGCCCAGCAGGCGGGCGCGGACGCCATCCATCCCGGATACGGCTTCCTCGCGGAGAACGCGGAGTTCGCGGGGAAAGTCGAGGACGCGGAGGGCGTGACGTGGGTCGGCCCGCGCAGCGACTCGATGCGCCGGCTCGGCGAGAAGACGCAGGCGCGGAAGTCGATGGACGCGGCGGACGTGCCCATCGTCCCCGGAACCACCGACCCCGTCACCGACCCGGAGGACGTGAAGGCGTTCGGCGAGGAACACGGCTACCCGGTCGCGATCAAGGCCGAGGGCGGCGGCGGCGGCCGCGGGATGAAGGTCGTCGAGGGGCCGGACGAGGTCGAAGACAAACTCGAGTCCGCGCAGCGCGAGGGCGAGGCGTACTTCGACAACGACACCGTCTACCTCGAACGCTACCTTGAGAATCCGCGGCACATCGAGGTGCAGATCGTCGCCGACCACCACGGGAACGTCCGCCACCTCGGCGAGCGCGACTGCAGTCTCCAGCGCCGCCACCAGAAGGTCATCGAGGAGGGGCCGTCGCCCGCGCTGACGGACGACCTCCGGGAGAAAATCGGGGAGGCCGCGCGCCGCGGCGCGGACGCGGCGGACTACTACAACGCGGGGACGTTCGAGTTCCTCGTCGAGGACACCCGCGAGAAGGGCGCGGGCGACGTGCTCGACGCGGACGCGGACTTCTACTTCCTCGAAGTCAACACGCGAATCCAGGTCGAACACACCGTCACGGAGGAGCTGACGGGCATCGACATCGTGAAGTGGCAGCTCAAAATCGCCGCCGGTGAGGAACTCGACTTCGCGCAGGACGAGGTCGACCTGGACGGGCACGCGATGGAGTTCCGCATCAACGCGGAGAACGCCGCGGAGGAGTTCGCGCCCGCGACCGGCGGGACGCTCGAAACCTACGACACGCCGGGCGGTATCGGCGTGCGGATGGACGACGCCCTCCGGCAGGGTGACGACCTCGTGACGGACTACGACTCGATGATCGCGAAGCTCGTGGTCTGGGGGAACACGCGCGAGGAGTGTATTGAGCGCTCGCAGCGCGCGCTCGCCGAGTACGACATCGAGGGTATCCCGACCATCATTCCCTTCCACCGCCTGATGCTCACCGACGACGCGTTCGTCGCGGGCGAGCACACGACGAAGTACCTCGACGAGGAACTCGACGAGGACGCCGTCGTCGACGCCCAGGAGAAGTGGGGGACGGAGACCACGGGCGAGTCCGGCGACGCGGACGTGGTGGAGCGCGAGTTCACCGTCGAGGTCAACGGCAAGCGCTTCGACGTCGACCTCGAAGAGCGCGGCGCGGCCCCGATCGAAGTGTCCGCGGGCGGCGACTCCGGTAACGCCCAGCGCCCCGAACCGGCGGGCGGCGCGGACGAGGGCGGCGACGACGTGGTCGTCGAGGGCGACGGCGAGCGCGTCGAGGCCGAGATGCAGGGCACAATCCTCTCCGTGGACGTGGCCGAGGGCGACGAGGTCGCGCCCGGCGACGTGCTACTCGTCTTGGAGGCGATGAAGATGGAGAACGACGTGGTCGCGTCCAGCGGCGGGACGGTCACGCAGGTCGTCGTGGAGGAGGGCGAGTCCGTCGACATGGGCGACGTGCTCGTCGTCATCGAATAA